The genomic region CCGGACGCTCTCCCAAAGCCGCGACCACCCGGTGCTGCTCCCCGTCCCCGAATCGCGCTACCTCACAGGACTGCTGCTCGAAGCCATCTGACGCGTCGCGGGGGTCAGCTCTCCCGGTAAAGGAGGAGGAGCACGCCGACCATCGCGAGGCCCACCGACCAAACCCGCCCAGGCAGGGCCGTCTCCCCTGGCGGGAGCCGCAGCTCCAGCCAGCGCCCCCAGCCCACGAGCATGGCGATCACGCCCAGGGGCGCGTGCGTTACTTCGATCAGGTACTCCGCCTTGAGGTTCAGCGAGGCGTGAGAGTGTGTGAGGAGAAGGGCGCCGCCCACCGAGCAGAGGATGGGGAAGACCAGGGCGGCGCGGGGCGAGCGGATACGCCCCGTGCGCACCATCCACTCGAAGGTGCCGAAGCCAAGCACGAGGACGACGAAGATCCGGTGCTGGAGCACCTCCGAGAAGAGCATGCCCTCCCAGAAGCCTTGCGGACCCAATGGCCAGGAGCCCGGATCGTTGCGCACCAGCAGGAAAGCCGCCAGCGCGAAGAAGACGAGCGGCCAGTGCCGCGCCCACGGCGCCAGGCCCGTGCGGGAGAGAATGGCGAGGATGCCCATGATCAGGACGATCAGCCCGGCCACGTGGTGGTTGAACTCGCTCCACTGCCGGTCCGCGTCGGTCCGCGGGGCCTCGCGGTCGGTCAGCGGCATGTCCTCGAGATTGGACGACGTGAAGGACGGCACGCTGGGCGTGAACACGCGGACGACCTCGGCGAACGTGGCGCGGTCTTTGACCACGTCCACGGCGGGCGGCAGCGACGTCAGGGAGGCCGCGGCGAAGAGCACCGTGACACCGAGCCCCAGCTCGACCTCCACGAAGCGGCGGAGACGCAGCAGCGAGACGGGGTCGGCCGACGGCAGCCGCCGCACCACGAAGAAGTTGAGCGCGCCCAGCACGAGGATGAGCGCCAGGATCGTCATCTTGGTGCCGACCATCATGCCGTAGGCCGTCCCGGTGAAAGCCGAGAAGCCGTCCACGTAGTAGACCGTCAACCCGACGCCCCCCACGACGAGCGCCACCACCGAGGCCAGCGCCATCGACGAGAAGCGCTTGAGCAGGAGCGCCGGCCACGCATCGCCGCCGCGTCCGTAGGCCACGGCCGTGAGATGCATGAGGCCTCCCACCCAGACTGACGCGGCATACTGGTGCACGGCGTCCAGGAGAAGCAAGACGCCGCCGTGCTCGAGGCGCGCGGCCGCATGGCTGATCCCCGCGGCCGTGACGGCCAGCGCCACGGTTAGCGCCACCATCGCGGGCCACCAGCCGGGCGCGTCCGGGCGCCGCCTGAGCCGAAGCGCGCCCACGACGATCGCGATGCAGGTCAGCACGCGGAGCGCGCTCGCCTGGAAGTAGGCCGTGCCGAGCACTTCGCGGATGGGCCACGCTTGTCCGCCCGCCAGCACCACCTGCTGGACCGTCAGCGCCAGGAGCTGTCCCGCCATAACTGCGACAGCGCCCGCGGCGACGAGTATCAGGAGGCGGCCCAGCAGCGGGGAGAGCTCGGGGCGCCGGCGCGCGGCGGGCTTGAGGACGAGCAGCGCGAACAGCACGCCTCCGATGGCGGCGGCCTGGCCGCAGAGGGCCAGCCCCCGGAGCAGGACGTCGACGAACCCGGCCACGGGCTAGGCTCTCCCGTGCGGCCGGTCGGCCCAGAGCCGCACGAGCACGAAGATCGGCGTGCCGATCGCGACGAAGACGATGAACCACGCCGCCTTGCCGAAGACCGACAACGCCACGATCAGGTAGATGAAGTCGCGGTTGGCGAGCGCGTCGGCCGTCTTGGCCCCGGCCGAGCGCGGCCCCGCCGTCGCGGACGGCGAGACCATGTGGCGCGCGACGACGAACGCGGCGGCGAGCGTGCTGGCGACGGCGACCGCTCCCACCACTATGGGCCATGCGGAATGCGCGGAGAGGCTCCAGCCGACAGCCATGCAGCCGAAGACCGCCACGTGGACGCTGTTGTCGCCCCAGAAATCCAGCGCCGCCCCGCCCGCGGATTCGAGGAACTTCAGCCGCGCGATCTCGCCGTCGCAGCCGTCCAGGATCGAGTGCAGGAGGAAGAGGAGCGCGCCCGCGAGCTGCCAGCCCGGGGTCGAGGAGAGGAAGAACGGCGCCGCCGCCAGGCCGATGGCGAGCGAGACGAGCGTCATCGCGTTCGGGGTGACCGAGGTCCAGACGAGGCGCCGCGTCAGCCCGAGCGAGATCAGCCGCTCGACGTGGCGGGACATGAAGCCCTCGGAGTCCTTGATGAGACCGCGCAGCAGCCACGACTCGGCGCGGCGCAGGTCGCCGGCCGTGCGAACCGCGAAGCGGCCCTTGTGATCCGCGGTCCCCTCGATCGTCGCGAACCGGCCTTTGAGGGCGGCGACACACTCGGCCGCGCTCGTCGCGCGCCCCGCGGCGTCGAGCACCGGCTTCGGATCGTCGGTGTCCACCACGGCGACCTGCGCGGGATCCACCCAGAGCGTCTCGGGCTGGAGCGGCATGGCGGCCAGGGCCCGCAGCCACCGCGGCTGCGGGATGACGTTGGACGGCACGAGGATCACACGACGTCGTCCCGGCTCCGAGGACGGGGCGGAGGCGAGTCCCGCGCGCGTCCCGGCGAGCAAGAGGCGCCGCCCGAGCGGCAGCCCCGCCACCATCGTCTCGGGGGTGATGCCGGACGCCGCGCCGGCAGCCACGACCACGAGAAGGCTCTCCGTCACAGGCGCGAACCGGCGAGGGGCGCCGGGCTGAGCGGCAGCTGCACGCCACCCCGCCTGCTCGACTCGCGAGCCAGGTGCTCGATCTCGCAGCAGAGCGCCGCCTCGGCGAGGTTGGCCTCCGGGTGTGCATCCCCGGAGATGGCCGCCAGGAAGCGGCCCGCCACCTTGTGGAACCAATCCGGATGATGCGAGCCGTCCGACAGCGCCGCCAGCCCCGGCCAGCGCCGCTCGCCACCCTTGCCGGTGAGCACGAGCGTGTCGTCACGAAGCTCGATCCTCCCCTCCGTGCCGTCCACCTCGACCCGGTTGCGCCGCTCCTCCGCGGCCCACGTCAGGAGAATCTCGGCGCTCGCGTCGGCAAACTCGAGCCGCACCGATGCCGTGTCCTCGACGGCGAAGGCCGTGTGGCGCCGCGTCTCGAGCCGCGCGCCGACGCTCCGCGGCCGCCCCCCGACCCAGGCCGGCAGGACGTAGAAGACGTGCCAGCCGTGGTCGGTGAGGACGCCGCCGCCGGCGACCGCGGGGTCCACCCGCCAGTTGATACTGCCGCCCGCTGCCGGTCTCACCCGCAGCGTCTCCCAGAGAATGCCCCGCACCCGACCGATCTCGCCCTCGCGGATGAGGTCGGCGGTCAGCGAGAGGATGGGCGCGTGGTGCCAGTTGTGCACGGTGTGCAGCACGCGGCCGGCCGAGGCGGCCGCTTGGGAGACGCTTCGCAGTTCAGCGGGCGAGCTCACGAGCGGCTTCTCGCACAGCACGTGCAGGCCCCGCTCGAGGGCCCTCTGGATGAGCGGCGCGTGGCTCGAGGGAGGGGTGGAGATGTCCACGAAGTCGAGTGGCTCGCCGGCAAGGAGATCTTCGGGCGAGTCGTACCAGCGCGCGCCGGGAAGTCGCGCCTCGCACTCGGCGCGCTGGGCGGGACGGGAGTCGGCGGCGGCCGCGATCCGGACGTCCGGGCGGCCGAGCCACCCGGGCAGATGCCCGTGGATGGCGACATTGCCGAGCCCGATGACGGCGCCGCGCAGCATGCTACTGGAGCCGGTACTCCCTGACTATCGTCCCCAGGGCCTCGTCGAGGATGGCGAGCCCGTTGAGCGCGGTCTCTTCGCGGATGATCAGCGGCGGGTTGATGCGCACCGTCGGTGAATACGTCATCGCGGCAAGCCCGCGCCTGAGGCACTCCTTGTAGAGCGCCTGCGTCACGTCCTTGCCGAGCGGCTCCTTGGTGCGGCGGTCCTTGACCAGCTCCATGCCCAGCATCAGGCCGCGGCCGCGCACCTCGCCCACGCACCGGTACTTCTCCTTCATCGTCTCGAGCCGGGTGAGCATGACGGCGCCCACGCGGTCGGCGTTCTTGACGAGGTCTTCCTTGAGAATGATCTCGAGCGCCGCCAGCCCCGCCGCCGAGGCGAGCGGGTTGGCGCCGTACGAGGACGAGCTGGCGGACGGGTGGGACCAGGGCTTCCGTCCGGTCAGGTCATCCGTGGAGATGACGGCGGACAGCGGGAAGCCGCCGCCCATGCCCTTGCCGACGGTCATGATGTCGGGCACGACCCCGTCGTGCTCCGAGCCCCACATGAGGCCCGTTCGCCCGAAGCCCGTGATCATCTCGTCTGCGATCAGGAGCGCGCCTGCGTCCTTGGCGATCTGCTGAATGGCGCGCAGGAAACCCTCGGGCGGGATGATGTTCCCGGCCGTGCCCTGCATCGGCTCGACGATGATGGCCGCGATCTCGCCGCCCGTCTGGTAGCGGATCACGTCGCGAACGAACTCGGCGCAGGCGATGCCGCAGTCAGGATACGTGAGCTTGAGCGGGCAGCGGTAGCAGTCGGCATACGGCGTCGAGTACTGGCCCGGCATGAAGGGACCCAGATGATGCTTGAAGTCGCTGCCGAGGAGACCCAGCACGCCGCCGGTTTTGCCATGAAAGCCGCCCCAGAAGCCGATGACCTCGTCCTTGCCCGTGGCAACTTTGGCGAGTCTCAACGCCGCCTCGACGGCCTCGGCGCCGCCGGAGAACATCTGGATGCGCGTCAGCCCCTCGGGCGTCACGGAGGCGACCAGCTCGAGGAAGCGCGCGCGCGCCTCGGTCGTGAAGCTGCCGAAGGTGAGCTTCTCGACCTGCTTCTTGAGCGCCTCGACGTAGTGCGGGTGGCAGTGGCCGACGGAGCCCACGGCGATGCCCGCGATGAAGTCGATGTACTCCTGGCCGTCCTCGTCCACGAGGGTGCACCCCTGCCCGCGCGCCATGGCCAGCCCCGCGTACAGCGCGAAACCCTGCATGCCGGCCGCGGCGTGGCGCCGCTCGCGCTCGACGATCTCCTTGGATCGTGGCCCTGGCTCCCGCGGCCCGGGCTCGCGCATCCCGCTCACTGCGACCTCCCCGTGAAGCGCACCGAGAGGTACGCAGCGATGGCGGAGGCCGCCTCCTCGCGGAAGAGCGCGAAGCTCGGCCACGCGTTGAGGTCGATCAGCACGAGCTCGCCCGAGCCGGTCGCGATGAAGTCGCCGCCGTAGATCTCGAGACCGAGCGCGCCGGCCGCCTGGCGCACGAGGCGCGCAAGCGCGCGCTGGTCGAAGGCGTGGCCGCTGAGCTGCTGGTCCTTGTGGTAGAACCACCGGAACCAGGGCGGCTCGCCGTGGGCGCCGCCGCCTGGACCGATGCCGTAGAACTTGATCAAATCGCCGTCCACGTGGGGCTGAAGCACGGCGCGCGGGATGCCGCGCGCGGCGAGCCCCTCGAGGGCGCGCGCGGCGGCCGCCGCGTCCGCGGCATAGACGACGTCGCCCTCCTGGGTGTTGTGGACGTCGGCGCGCTTGACCCACAGCGGACGCGGTGCGGCGACGCGCTCGCCCGACGTCGTCACGAGCCGGCTCGCGATGAACGGCACGCGCGCCTCCGCGAACTGCGCGATCATGCGCTCGCGGTAGGTGTTGAGCACGGCGGCCGGGCTGTTGACCGCGCGAACCCCGGAGACCTCCAGCGCCGTCACCGCCTGGAGCGCCCCGGGCTGTTCGCACATGAGGAACATGCCGCGCGGCCTGGTCTCGGTGACGACACCCAGCTCGTCGGGCGTCCTCAGGTCGACCTGGAACCCCTTGGCCTCGAGACCCTTCGCGGTCAGGCGCAGGATCTCGGTGTCGTCGCTCTCCCGCCCCGGCGAGTGCGCCTCCTCGCGGAAGATGCCCCAGCAATAAGAATCGTTCACGCAATTCCTCCCGGTCCGCTCATGAGGCCCGGGC from Candidatus Methylomirabilota bacterium harbors:
- a CDS encoding CopD family protein — encoded protein: MAGFVDVLLRGLALCGQAAAIGGVLFALLVLKPAARRRPELSPLLGRLLILVAAGAVAVMAGQLLALTVQQVVLAGGQAWPIREVLGTAYFQASALRVLTCIAIVVGALRLRRRPDAPGWWPAMVALTVALAVTAAGISHAAARLEHGGVLLLLDAVHQYAASVWVGGLMHLTAVAYGRGGDAWPALLLKRFSSMALASVVALVVGGVGLTVYYVDGFSAFTGTAYGMMVGTKMTILALILVLGALNFFVVRRLPSADPVSLLRLRRFVEVELGLGVTVLFAAASLTSLPPAVDVVKDRATFAEVVRVFTPSVPSFTSSNLEDMPLTDREAPRTDADRQWSEFNHHVAGLIVLIMGILAILSRTGLAPWARHWPLVFFALAAFLLVRNDPGSWPLGPQGFWEGMLFSEVLQHRIFVVLVLGFGTFEWMVRTGRIRSPRAALVFPILCSVGGALLLTHSHASLNLKAEYLIEVTHAPLGVIAMLVGWGRWLELRLPPGETALPGRVWSVGLAMVGVLLLLYRES
- a CDS encoding CDP-alcohol phosphatidyltransferase family protein, with the protein product MVVAAGAASGITPETMVAGLPLGRRLLLAGTRAGLASAPSSEPGRRRVILVPSNVIPQPRWLRALAAMPLQPETLWVDPAQVAVVDTDDPKPVLDAAGRATSAAECVAALKGRFATIEGTADHKGRFAVRTAGDLRRAESWLLRGLIKDSEGFMSRHVERLISLGLTRRLVWTSVTPNAMTLVSLAIGLAAAPFFLSSTPGWQLAGALLFLLHSILDGCDGEIARLKFLESAGGAALDFWGDNSVHVAVFGCMAVGWSLSAHSAWPIVVGAVAVASTLAAAFVVARHMVSPSATAGPRSAGAKTADALANRDFIYLIVALSVFGKAAWFIVFVAIGTPIFVLVRLWADRPHGRA
- a CDS encoding Gfo/Idh/MocA family oxidoreductase; the protein is MLRGAVIGLGNVAIHGHLPGWLGRPDVRIAAAADSRPAQRAECEARLPGARWYDSPEDLLAGEPLDFVDISTPPSSHAPLIQRALERGLHVLCEKPLVSSPAELRSVSQAAASAGRVLHTVHNWHHAPILSLTADLIREGEIGRVRGILWETLRVRPAAGGSINWRVDPAVAGGGVLTDHGWHVFYVLPAWVGGRPRSVGARLETRRHTAFAVEDTASVRLEFADASAEILLTWAAEERRNRVEVDGTEGRIELRDDTLVLTGKGGERRWPGLAALSDGSHHPDWFHKVAGRFLAAISGDAHPEANLAEAALCCEIEHLARESSRRGGVQLPLSPAPLAGSRL
- a CDS encoding aspartate aminotransferase family protein, whose translation is MREPGPREPGPRSKEIVERERRHAAAGMQGFALYAGLAMARGQGCTLVDEDGQEYIDFIAGIAVGSVGHCHPHYVEALKKQVEKLTFGSFTTEARARFLELVASVTPEGLTRIQMFSGGAEAVEAALRLAKVATGKDEVIGFWGGFHGKTGGVLGLLGSDFKHHLGPFMPGQYSTPYADCYRCPLKLTYPDCGIACAEFVRDVIRYQTGGEIAAIIVEPMQGTAGNIIPPEGFLRAIQQIAKDAGALLIADEMITGFGRTGLMWGSEHDGVVPDIMTVGKGMGGGFPLSAVISTDDLTGRKPWSHPSASSSSYGANPLASAAGLAALEIILKEDLVKNADRVGAVMLTRLETMKEKYRCVGEVRGRGLMLGMELVKDRRTKEPLGKDVTQALYKECLRRGLAAMTYSPTVRINPPLIIREETALNGLAILDEALGTIVREYRLQ